In Fusobacterium sp. IOR10, the following proteins share a genomic window:
- a CDS encoding NCS2 family permease yields the protein MEKFFRLSENKTTVRQEIIAGATTFLTMAYIVFVNPAILSATHMDQGALITATCLSAIVGTGLCGVWVNAPFAMAPGMGLNAFFAYTLVLGQGATWQEALGVVFLSGVIFVILTLTGVRKSLIKSIPMELRLAVGAGIGLFIAFLGMQTMGLIVDNPATLVGLGHFDTKLALSVIGLIVMIYLEVRNIKGGILLGILITTVLGIIVGEITLPKTLMSMPPSIAPIAFKLDILGALKPSLIASIFSFLFVDLFDSLGTILACANEAGLIDENGNVDKIDKVLEADAAATIVGSLIGTSTVTTFVESASGIAAGGRTGLTSVTTALLFFVALFFSPVIGAVPGYATAPALVIVGVFMFKNLLDIDLRNLETAIPCFLTIIMMPLTYSISLGLAFGFVSYVLIKIFVGKVKEVPFILWIVAVFSFLEVTGLTKSLMSIFMK from the coding sequence ATGGAAAAATTTTTTAGATTGTCTGAAAACAAGACAACAGTGAGACAAGAGATTATCGCAGGGGCCACTACATTTTTAACTATGGCATATATAGTTTTTGTAAATCCTGCTATTTTATCAGCTACTCATATGGATCAAGGAGCACTTATTACTGCAACTTGTTTATCTGCAATTGTTGGTACTGGACTTTGTGGTGTTTGGGTTAATGCACCCTTTGCAATGGCACCTGGAATGGGACTTAATGCTTTCTTTGCTTATACTTTAGTATTAGGGCAAGGGGCTACTTGGCAAGAAGCACTTGGAGTTGTTTTTCTTTCTGGTGTTATATTTGTAATATTAACATTAACAGGAGTTAGAAAATCTCTTATTAAGTCAATACCTATGGAATTAAGACTTGCTGTTGGTGCTGGAATTGGTTTATTTATTGCCTTTCTTGGAATGCAAACAATGGGACTTATAGTTGACAATCCTGCTACTTTAGTTGGACTTGGACATTTTGATACTAAGCTTGCCTTATCAGTAATTGGTCTTATTGTTATGATCTATCTAGAAGTTAGAAATATAAAAGGTGGTATATTACTTGGAATCTTAATCACAACTGTACTTGGAATTATAGTTGGTGAAATAACTTTACCTAAAACTCTAATGTCAATGCCTCCAAGCATTGCTCCAATTGCATTTAAACTAGATATACTAGGAGCTTTGAAACCTTCATTAATCGCTTCTATATTTTCTTTCTTATTTGTTGATTTATTCGATTCCCTTGGAACTATATTAGCTTGTGCAAATGAAGCTGGACTTATTGATGAAAATGGAAATGTTGATAAAATAGATAAAGTTTTAGAAGCAGATGCTGCTGCTACAATAGTTGGTTCTTTAATAGGTACATCAACTGTAACTACATTTGTTGAGTCAGCTTCTGGAATTGCTGCTGGAGGAAGAACAGGACTTACTTCTGTTACCACTGCACTTTTATTCTTTGTAGCTTTATTCTTTTCACCAGTTATAGGAGCTGTTCCTGGTTATGCAACTGCACCAGCCCTTGTAATAGTTGGAGTATTTATGTTTAAAAATCTTTTGGACATTGACTTAAGAAATTTAGAAACTGCTATTCCTTGTTTCTTAACTATTATAATGATGCCTTTAACTTATAGTATCTCTTTAGGATTAGCATTTGGATTTGTATCTTATGTTCTAATTAAAATATTTGTTGGAAAAGTTAAGGAAGTTCCATTTATTCTTTGGATCGTTGCTGTTTTCTCTTTTCTAGAAGTTACAGGTCTTACAAAAAGTTTAATGTCAATATTTATGAAATAG